The proteins below are encoded in one region of Solenopsis invicta isolate M01_SB chromosome 8, UNIL_Sinv_3.0, whole genome shotgun sequence:
- the LOC105193687 gene encoding glyoxalase domain-containing protein 4 produces MVTGRALHFVFKIPDRGLTAKFYREILGMKVLRHEEFSDGCEAACNGPYANRWSKTMIGYGPEDTHFVIELTYNYGIKEYETGNDFKAITIHSKDVIERARANGWPMHEENGKFVMQAPGGYKYHIVNEQHANSDPVEKVTLSSSNLERTIAYWKDILGLQIFDRKDKSVLMGYSKNQAKLEFEDIGIEVNHAKAYGRIAFSVPFSEQPAIQKAIKESGNKILTDLITLDTPGKASVRVIILADPDGHEICFVDDEGFRQLSVPDYPSEAILNRYIEKEATNNL; encoded by the exons ATGGTTACTGGACGCGCGTTGCATTTTGTATTCAAAATACCGGATCGTGGGTTAACGGCGAAGTTTTATCGAGAGATTCTCGGGATGAAG GTACTGAGGCACGAGGAATTCTCGGATGGATGCGAGGCCGCGTGCAATGG ACCATATGCAAATCGTTGGAGCAAAACAATGATCGGTTATGGACCTGAAGACACACATTTTGTGATTgaattaacatataattatgGGATTAAAGAATATGAGACTGGAAACGATTTTAAAGCCATCACCATACATTCAAAAGACGTGATTGAAAGAGCACGCGCTAATGGCTGGCCGATGCATGAGGAAAATGGAAAATTTGTGATGCAGGCACCTGGTGGATATAAATATCACATTGTTAATGAGCAACATGCTAACAGTG atccAGTAGAGAAAGTTACCTTATCTAGCTCTAATCTCGAACGTACCATTGCCTACTGGAAAGATATTTTGGgattacaaatatttgataGGAAAGATAAAAGTGTGTTGATGGGCTACAGTAAAAATCAAGCCAAACTTGAGTTTGAAGATATTG GCATTGAAGTTAATCATGCAAAAGCATATGGACGTATTGCTTTCTCAGTACCGTTTTCGGAGCAGCCGGCGATCCAAAAAGCTATTAAAGAAAGTGGAAATAAAATCTTGACTGATCTAATAACTCTAGATACACCAGGAAAAGCTTCTGTAAGAGTTATCATTCTTGCTGATCCA GATGGCCATGAGATCTGTTTTGTGGATGATGAAGGATTTAGACAACTTTCAGTACCAGATTATCCGAGCGAAGCAATTCTAAATAGATATATTGAAAAGGAAGCGACAAATAACCTgtga